A stretch of Paludisphaera borealis DNA encodes these proteins:
- a CDS encoding DEAD/DEAH box helicase: MMGIAQKVARNFSDAVRSRGQSYFSKGRVSLMSAKPNEVVARVRGTTKYRVRARLRGAKLLASCSCPYFSPQGEPCKHLWATLLLADSRGFLQSAPNMALRLIPEPPRRPAAPGAAPGVEDGADARPGPGPRPGPGSRPGPGSEPSRGGDYGRDVIIGAPKPPAPQLPGRPPRGRNVAAKERYPRGRSRDAAPALPGVAPNGGAWTPGAAREAREARAATPRGKARSAAGSATPVGASPRAKAVNRNAKRLLVYVLDVGATQSHNQIVIDLARRQRKPTGEWGPLRPWWYAPRAAHVKYDPEDRLLLALLDEAHHGVSTTPAAGAETATGTGASVGAGTSATATAAATAGATAIPGNGAPHVPARSSVSDMRGTRRFVLRKDQAALVERLARSGRLRLRRTDGEDDPPTMRWDDGQPWRFSLDIRTEAGGKRWAWRGGLRRGDNRMDLAEPLVLVPGLLVLGVGRAARFDDLGVMTWIQRLRYEKEITFVEPQQDLMLGRILAETRVPSTELVESIQLEEIVAKPRPCLTLRTPRQNWGLAADKLLGELEFDYDGAVIPAGRTTPLAVSTELGLVIRRDPRTESAADVKLFELGFREAKDPRLDPNTLELPAKRMGIVTKELVQLGWRIEAEGKLIRPAGEFKLALSTGIDWFDLDGGVDYGGQSVSLPELLSAARRGESMIELGDGSMGMLPEEWLKRYGMLADLGSAENGALRFNASQAGVLDALLANQPEIQIDAAFEKVRQQLRQFEGVIALDSPPGFHGELRPYQREGLGWLDYLQRFGFGGILADDMGLGKTIQVLALLQRRRFRRQAKGPSLAVVPRSLVFNWLSEAEKFTPRLKVLDYTGPGRHPLREKFPEYDLIVTTYGTLRTDIAELANIEFDYVMLDEAQAIKNSESQSAKAARLLNSRHKLAISGTPIENHIGELWSILEFLNPGMLGTDTIFKRYASASASSNVEAEDRVLLSKALKPFILRRTKSEVVKDLPDKTEQTLYCDMETEQRRTYEELRIHYRDALLKKDTAELNRSKIEVLEALLRLRQAACHPGLINDELASTPSAKLDMLLPSLAEVVEEGHKVLVFSQFTSFLAIVRERLDQAKLTYEYLDGRTRNRAAKVDRFQSDPDCPIFLISLKAGGLGLNLTAAEYVYLLDPWWNPAVEAQAIDRSHRIGQTQHVFAYRLICRNTVEEKILELQQKKRDLADAILNADNRMISTLTRDDLEFLLS, from the coding sequence ATGATGGGTATAGCCCAGAAAGTCGCGCGCAACTTCAGCGACGCGGTCCGCTCGCGAGGCCAGTCATACTTCTCGAAGGGGCGCGTCAGCCTGATGTCGGCGAAGCCGAACGAGGTTGTGGCGCGGGTTCGAGGTACGACCAAGTACCGGGTCCGCGCGCGGCTCCGGGGCGCCAAGCTGCTGGCGTCGTGCTCGTGCCCGTATTTCAGCCCCCAGGGCGAGCCCTGCAAGCACCTGTGGGCGACCCTGCTGCTGGCGGACTCGCGCGGGTTCTTGCAGTCGGCGCCGAACATGGCGCTCCGGCTGATCCCCGAGCCGCCCCGGCGGCCGGCCGCACCGGGCGCCGCGCCCGGCGTCGAAGACGGCGCCGACGCTCGCCCCGGCCCCGGCCCACGCCCCGGCCCCGGTTCTCGCCCCGGCCCCGGCTCCGAGCCCTCGCGGGGGGGCGACTACGGCCGTGACGTGATCATCGGCGCGCCCAAGCCCCCCGCCCCGCAGTTGCCGGGCCGTCCGCCGCGCGGCCGCAACGTCGCCGCCAAGGAGCGCTATCCGCGCGGTCGATCGCGAGACGCCGCGCCGGCCCTCCCGGGCGTCGCGCCCAACGGCGGCGCCTGGACCCCCGGCGCGGCCCGTGAGGCCCGCGAGGCCCGGGCGGCGACCCCTCGCGGCAAGGCGCGGTCGGCGGCCGGCTCGGCCACGCCCGTCGGCGCCTCGCCCCGCGCCAAGGCCGTCAACCGCAACGCCAAGCGGCTGCTCGTCTACGTCCTCGACGTCGGCGCCACCCAGTCGCACAACCAGATCGTCATCGACCTCGCCCGCCGCCAGCGCAAGCCCACCGGCGAGTGGGGACCGCTCCGCCCCTGGTGGTACGCCCCCCGCGCCGCGCACGTCAAATACGACCCCGAAGACCGCCTGCTGCTCGCGCTGCTCGACGAGGCCCACCACGGCGTCTCCACCACCCCGGCCGCCGGCGCCGAAACCGCGACCGGAACCGGAGCCAGCGTCGGAGCGGGAACCAGCGCGACGGCGACGGCTGCCGCAACCGCCGGCGCGACCGCGATTCCCGGCAACGGCGCGCCTCACGTCCCGGCGCGGTCGAGCGTCAGCGACATGCGGGGCACGCGGCGGTTCGTCCTCCGCAAGGATCAGGCCGCGCTCGTCGAACGCCTGGCGCGGTCCGGCCGGCTGAGGCTCCGCCGCACCGACGGCGAAGACGACCCGCCGACGATGCGGTGGGACGACGGCCAGCCCTGGCGGTTCAGCCTCGACATCCGCACCGAGGCGGGAGGCAAGCGATGGGCCTGGCGCGGCGGATTGCGCCGCGGCGACAACCGCATGGACCTGGCCGAGCCCCTGGTCCTGGTCCCCGGCCTGCTGGTCCTCGGCGTCGGCCGCGCCGCGCGGTTCGACGACCTGGGGGTGATGACCTGGATCCAGCGGCTGCGGTACGAGAAGGAGATCACCTTCGTCGAACCCCAGCAGGATCTGATGCTCGGCCGCATCCTGGCCGAGACCCGGGTCCCCTCGACCGAGCTGGTCGAGTCGATCCAGCTTGAGGAGATCGTCGCCAAACCCCGGCCCTGCCTGACCCTGCGCACGCCCCGGCAGAACTGGGGGCTGGCCGCCGACAAGCTGCTGGGCGAGCTGGAGTTCGACTACGACGGCGCGGTGATCCCCGCCGGCCGGACGACCCCGCTGGCGGTCTCGACCGAGCTGGGCCTGGTGATCCGCCGCGACCCCCGCACCGAGTCGGCCGCCGACGTCAAACTGTTCGAGCTGGGGTTCCGCGAGGCCAAGGACCCCCGCCTCGATCCCAACACGCTGGAGCTGCCGGCCAAGCGGATGGGGATCGTCACCAAGGAGCTGGTCCAGCTCGGCTGGCGGATCGAGGCCGAGGGCAAGCTGATCCGCCCGGCCGGCGAGTTCAAGCTCGCGCTGTCGACCGGCATCGACTGGTTCGACCTCGACGGCGGCGTCGACTACGGCGGCCAGAGCGTCAGCCTCCCCGAGCTGCTCTCCGCGGCGCGTCGGGGCGAGTCGATGATCGAGCTGGGCGACGGCTCGATGGGGATGCTCCCGGAAGAGTGGCTCAAGCGGTACGGGATGCTCGCCGACCTGGGCTCGGCCGAGAACGGCGCCTTGCGGTTCAACGCGTCGCAGGCCGGCGTGCTCGACGCGCTGCTGGCCAACCAGCCCGAGATCCAGATCGACGCGGCGTTCGAGAAGGTCCGCCAGCAACTCCGCCAGTTCGAGGGGGTGATCGCGCTCGATTCGCCGCCGGGCTTCCACGGCGAGCTGCGGCCGTACCAGCGCGAGGGCCTCGGCTGGCTCGACTACCTCCAGCGGTTCGGCTTCGGCGGCATCCTCGCCGACGACATGGGTCTGGGCAAGACGATCCAGGTCCTCGCCCTGCTCCAGCGCCGGCGGTTCCGCCGCCAGGCCAAGGGGCCGAGCCTCGCCGTCGTGCCCCGTTCGCTGGTCTTCAACTGGCTCTCGGAAGCCGAGAAGTTCACGCCCCGGCTCAAGGTCCTCGACTACACCGGGCCCGGCCGGCACCCGCTCCGCGAGAAGTTCCCCGAGTACGACCTGATCGTCACCACCTACGGCACGCTGCGCACCGACATCGCCGAGCTGGCCAACATCGAGTTCGACTACGTCATGCTTGACGAGGCCCAGGCGATCAAGAACTCCGAGAGCCAGTCGGCCAAGGCCGCCCGGCTCTTGAACAGCCGCCACAAGCTGGCGATCAGCGGTACGCCGATCGAGAACCACATCGGCGAGCTCTGGTCGATCCTCGAATTCCTCAACCCCGGCATGCTCGGCACCGACACCATCTTCAAACGCTACGCCAGCGCGAGCGCCTCGTCGAACGTCGAGGCCGAGGACCGCGTGCTGCTGTCCAAGGCGCTGAAGCCGTTCATCCTCCGCCGCACCAAGTCCGAGGTCGTCAAGGACCTGCCCGACAAGACCGAGCAGACCCTCTACTGCGACATGGAGACCGAACAGCGGCGGACCTATGAAGAGCTGCGCATCCACTACCGCGACGCCCTGCTCAAGAAGGACACGGCCGAGCTGAACCGGTCGAAGATCGAGGTCCTCGAAGCCCTCTTGCGGCTCCGCCAGGCTGCCTGTCACCCGGGCCTCATCAACGACGAGCTGGCCTCGACCCCCAGCGCCAAGCTCGACATGCTGCTCCCGTCGCTGGCCGAGGTCGTCGAGGAAGGCCACAAGGTGCTGGTCTTCTCGCAGTTCACGAGCTTCCTGGCGATCGTCCGCGAGCGGCTCGACCAGGCGAAGCTGACGTACGAGTACCTCGACGGCCGCACCCGCAACCGCGCCGCGAAGGTCGATCGGTTCCAGAGCGATCCCGACTGCCCGATCTTCCTGATCAGCCTGAAGGCCGGCGGCCTCGGCCTCAACCTGACCGCCGCCGAGTACGTCTACCTGCTCGACCCCTGGTGGAACCCCGCCGTCGAGGCCCAGGCCATCGACCGGTCGCACCGGATCGGCCAGACCCAGCACGTGTTCGCCTACCGCCTGATCTGCCGGAACACCGTCGAGGAGAAGATCCTCGAACTCCAGCAGAAGAAGCGCGACCTGGCCGACGCCATCCTCAACGCCGACAACCGGATGATCTCGACCCTTACCCGCGACGATCTCGAATTCCTGCTGTCGTGA
- the gyrB gene encoding DNA topoisomerase (ATP-hydrolyzing) subunit B, producing MDLTKNDATETIVGAGEVSLGGAALETYTGANIRVLEGIEAVRKRPGMYIGDTSTRGLHHLVYEVVDNSIDEAMAGHCKNILVTIHADGSASVVDDGRGIPVDAHGDSGKSSLEIVLTKVHAGGKFDHDTYKVSGGLHGVGVTVVNALSEWLEAEVRRDGQVWHQQYEQGAALGPVKAKGKTELTGTTIRFLPDITIFPKIAFEYDILEKRLRELAFLNKGVRIKLVDERGDEPKEAEFYSSEGLSEFVAYLNRAQSAFHQPVVFMGRDDEKAVEVEVALQYNDSISEMVVSYCNNINTIEGGTHLTGFRAALTRTLNQYAKSAAPAKSKDLNITGEDFKEGLTAIVSVRVPDPQFEGQTKTKLGNSDVEGIVTKVVNDKLAEYLENNPAAAKKIIAKAQLAAEAREAARKARDLVRNRKGVLSGGGLPGKLMDCTTHDQNSSELFLVEGDSAGGTAEGGRDRLYQAILPLRGKILNVERARLDRVLGNEEVRNIITAVGNGIGEEEDPSKRRYGKVVMMSDADVDGSHIRTLLMTFFYRQMPRLVAEGHLYVAQPPLYLIASGKKERRYVQTEEQMQAIMMDTGLSGASLAAADAAPANGEADGDRTAQPGDVTGDRLKHLVELGAAIEHGLRAFGRRNRPLREFLKLANKATDPKVDPRAGLLPLYLVEDEHGHEKAYWSEEEAEPGELASPRAHEFHEVKTLNKHLTRLRDEYGLRADALLAREVTGDEPPPRFILHRDGEEYPLLDLRALVPTVRKIGEKGIKITRFKGLGEMDAEQLWETTMDPSRRTLMQVRLDDVASANDLFTTLMGDDVEPRRDFIEKHALEVKNLDV from the coding sequence ATGGATTTGACCAAGAACGACGCGACAGAAACAATCGTGGGAGCGGGTGAAGTCTCGCTCGGAGGCGCTGCGCTCGAAACGTACACCGGGGCGAACATCCGGGTGCTTGAAGGGATCGAGGCGGTCCGCAAGCGCCCGGGCATGTACATCGGCGACACCTCGACGCGGGGTCTGCACCACCTGGTCTACGAGGTCGTGGACAACTCGATCGACGAGGCGATGGCCGGGCACTGCAAGAACATCCTGGTGACGATCCACGCCGACGGCTCGGCGTCGGTGGTCGACGACGGCCGGGGCATCCCGGTCGACGCCCACGGCGACTCGGGCAAGAGCTCGCTCGAGATCGTGCTCACCAAGGTCCACGCCGGCGGCAAGTTCGACCACGACACGTACAAGGTCTCCGGCGGTCTGCACGGGGTCGGCGTCACGGTCGTCAACGCCCTCTCCGAGTGGCTGGAGGCCGAGGTCCGCCGCGACGGCCAGGTCTGGCACCAGCAGTACGAGCAAGGGGCCGCCCTGGGCCCGGTGAAGGCCAAGGGGAAGACCGAGCTCACCGGCACGACCATCCGGTTCCTGCCCGACATCACCATCTTCCCCAAGATCGCCTTCGAGTACGACATCCTCGAGAAGCGGCTCCGCGAGCTGGCCTTCTTGAACAAGGGGGTGCGGATCAAGCTGGTCGACGAGCGCGGCGACGAGCCCAAGGAGGCCGAGTTCTACTCGTCGGAAGGGCTCAGCGAGTTCGTGGCCTATCTGAACCGCGCCCAGTCGGCGTTCCACCAGCCGGTGGTGTTCATGGGCCGCGACGACGAGAAAGCCGTCGAAGTCGAAGTCGCCTTGCAATACAACGATTCGATTAGTGAGATGGTGGTGTCGTACTGCAACAACATCAACACGATCGAGGGGGGCACGCACCTCACCGGCTTCCGGGCCGCGCTGACGCGGACGCTCAACCAGTACGCCAAGAGCGCCGCGCCGGCCAAGAGCAAGGACCTGAACATCACCGGCGAGGACTTCAAGGAAGGCCTCACGGCGATCGTCAGCGTCCGCGTGCCCGACCCCCAGTTCGAGGGCCAGACCAAGACCAAGCTCGGCAACAGCGACGTCGAGGGGATCGTCACCAAGGTCGTCAACGACAAGCTGGCCGAATACCTGGAGAACAACCCGGCGGCGGCCAAGAAGATCATCGCCAAGGCGCAGCTCGCCGCCGAGGCCCGCGAGGCCGCCCGCAAGGCCCGCGACCTGGTCCGCAACCGCAAGGGGGTGCTCTCCGGCGGCGGCCTGCCCGGCAAGCTGATGGACTGCACCACCCACGACCAGAACTCCAGCGAACTGTTCCTCGTCGAGGGTGATTCGGCCGGCGGCACGGCCGAGGGGGGTCGCGACCGGCTCTACCAGGCGATCCTCCCGCTCCGAGGCAAGATTCTCAACGTCGAGCGCGCCCGGCTCGACCGCGTGCTCGGCAACGAAGAGGTGCGGAACATCATCACGGCGGTCGGCAACGGCATCGGCGAGGAGGAAGACCCGTCCAAGCGGCGGTACGGCAAGGTCGTGATGATGAGCGACGCCGACGTCGACGGCTCGCACATCCGCACGCTGCTGATGACCTTCTTCTACCGCCAGATGCCCCGCCTCGTGGCCGAGGGGCACCTGTACGTCGCCCAGCCGCCGCTCTACCTGATCGCCAGCGGCAAGAAAGAGCGCCGGTACGTCCAGACCGAGGAGCAGATGCAGGCGATCATGATGGACACCGGCCTCTCCGGCGCGAGCCTCGCCGCCGCCGACGCCGCGCCCGCCAACGGCGAGGCCGACGGCGACCGCACGGCCCAGCCCGGCGACGTGACCGGCGACCGGCTCAAGCATCTGGTCGAACTCGGCGCCGCGATCGAGCACGGCCTCCGCGCCTTCGGCCGCCGCAACCGCCCGCTCCGCGAGTTCCTCAAGCTCGCCAACAAGGCGACCGATCCCAAGGTCGACCCCCGCGCCGGGCTCTTGCCGCTCTATCTCGTCGAGGACGAGCACGGCCATGAGAAGGCCTACTGGAGCGAGGAGGAAGCCGAGCCCGGCGAGCTGGCGAGCCCCCGGGCCCACGAGTTCCACGAGGTCAAGACGCTCAACAAGCACCTGACGCGGCTCCGCGACGAGTACGGGCTGCGGGCCGACGCGCTGCTCGCCCGCGAGGTCACCGGCGACGAGCCCCCGCCGCGGTTCATCCTCCACCGCGACGGCGAGGAGTACCCGCTGCTCGACCTTCGCGCCCTGGTTCCGACCGTCCGCAAGATCGGCGAGAAGGGGATCAAGATCACCCGCTTCAAGGGACTCGGCGAGATGGACGCCGAGCAGCTCTGGGAGACCACCATGGACCCCTCGCGGCGCACCCTGATGCAGGTCCGCCTCGACGACGTCGCCTCCGCCAACGACCTGTTCACCACCCTGATGGGCGACGACGTCGAGCCCCGCCGCGATTTCATCGAGAAGCACGCCCTCGAGGTCAAGAACCTCGATGTTTGA
- a CDS encoding HdeD family acid-resistance protein yields the protein MSTGVIVDKAAFRRNLRHELEAIRGRWIWLVILGIAMVVFGTLAIGAPLIASVATAFTLGVLLLMGGAAQLVGAFWTRDWSGFFLVLMMGVLYIVVGLLMLNRPIEALEAMTLLVACGLMVGGLFRAIGSISYQFPQWGWVFVGGLIELALGIMIWMQWPAASLWVIGLFVGIDMIFSGWTWIMLGLRLRHLGSHLHHRHDATMVPPAHA from the coding sequence ATGAGCACGGGCGTCATCGTCGACAAGGCAGCGTTTCGGAGGAATTTGCGGCACGAGCTGGAGGCGATCCGGGGCCGCTGGATCTGGCTCGTGATCCTGGGGATCGCGATGGTGGTGTTCGGCACGCTGGCGATAGGCGCGCCGTTGATCGCCTCGGTGGCGACGGCCTTCACGCTCGGCGTGCTCCTGTTGATGGGGGGCGCCGCGCAGCTCGTGGGGGCGTTCTGGACCCGCGACTGGAGCGGGTTCTTCCTGGTGCTGATGATGGGCGTGCTCTACATCGTCGTGGGCCTGCTGATGCTCAACCGGCCGATCGAGGCGCTCGAGGCGATGACGCTGCTGGTGGCCTGCGGGCTGATGGTCGGCGGCCTGTTCCGCGCCATCGGCTCGATCTCGTACCAGTTCCCGCAGTGGGGATGGGTCTTCGTCGGCGGCCTGATCGAGCTGGCCCTGGGCATCATGATCTGGATGCAGTGGCCGGCCGCATCCTTGTGGGTGATCGGCCTGTTCGTCGGCATCGACATGATCTTCAGCGGCTGGACCTGGATCATGCTCGGCCTGCGTCTCAGGCACCTGGGGAGCCACCTCCACCACCGCCACGACGCGACCATGGTCCCGCCGGCCCACGCCTGA
- the dnaN gene encoding DNA polymerase III subunit beta: MRALCNREGLLTAFTMVSGVVPARSPKPILQNVKLVVDADEGSVLMGTDLEVGIRHRVLGVKIEEPGSVILPTTRIGSILRTAGDEELMLETTDEHLLVKGRHASFKLPLEDPSLYPEVPDFAATSYHVISAGNLKKLIRRTVFATDLDSARYALGGVLVELTAENLSMVGTDGRRLAKMITTAEAENDPPAPSGTPVIPVKALKLIERNLVDDDLLVHLTIQSGTAVLVRTESAVIYSRLVEGRFPRYQDVFPATVEIKIPLVAGPLRLAVEQASIVTSDESRGVDFQFGAGSLTLSSQAADVGSSQVDLPIDYDGKPVEITFDPRYLLDALKTLDDGAELTAELIDAKNAAVFRTKDQYTYVVMPLTRER; encoded by the coding sequence ATGAGGGCTTTGTGCAACCGCGAAGGACTGCTCACCGCGTTCACCATGGTCAGTGGCGTGGTTCCCGCACGGAGTCCCAAGCCGATCCTGCAGAACGTGAAGCTCGTGGTCGACGCCGACGAGGGCTCGGTGCTGATGGGGACCGACCTTGAGGTCGGCATCCGCCACCGGGTGCTCGGCGTCAAGATCGAGGAGCCCGGCTCGGTCATCCTGCCGACGACGCGGATCGGGTCGATCTTGCGGACGGCCGGGGACGAGGAGCTGATGCTCGAAACGACCGACGAACACCTGCTCGTCAAGGGCCGGCACGCGTCGTTCAAACTCCCCCTGGAAGATCCGAGCCTTTATCCCGAGGTTCCCGATTTCGCGGCGACCAGCTATCATGTGATCTCCGCGGGCAATCTCAAGAAGCTGATCCGCCGCACGGTTTTCGCCACCGACCTCGACAGCGCCCGGTACGCGCTCGGCGGCGTGCTCGTGGAGCTGACGGCCGAGAACCTCTCGATGGTCGGGACCGACGGCCGGCGGCTGGCCAAGATGATCACGACGGCCGAGGCCGAGAACGATCCCCCGGCCCCGAGCGGGACCCCGGTGATCCCGGTCAAGGCCCTCAAGCTGATCGAGCGGAACCTGGTCGACGACGATCTGCTCGTCCATCTGACGATCCAGTCGGGGACCGCCGTGCTGGTCCGCACCGAGAGCGCCGTGATTTACAGCCGGCTGGTGGAAGGCCGGTTCCCTCGTTACCAGGACGTCTTTCCGGCGACCGTCGAGATCAAGATTCCGCTAGTCGCCGGTCCGCTCCGGCTGGCCGTCGAGCAAGCGTCGATCGTCACCAGCGACGAGAGCCGGGGGGTCGACTTCCAGTTCGGCGCCGGTTCGCTGACGCTGTCGAGCCAGGCGGCCGACGTGGGGAGCTCGCAGGTGGACCTGCCGATCGACTACGACGGCAAGCCGGTCGAGATCACGTTCGACCCCCGCTACCTGCTCGACGCGCTCAAGACCCTGGACGACGGGGCCGAACTGACCGCCGAACTGATCGACGCCAAGAACGCGGCCGTCTTCCGGACCAAGGACCAGTACACCTACGTCGTGATGCCGCTCACGCGCGAACGCTGA
- a CDS encoding LexA family protein — MDLGYTPRQGQYLAFIYYYTKLQGVPPAEADMARYFRVSPPTVHEMVKTLDRQGFIARQPGAPRSIRLLVTRADLPDLE, encoded by the coding sequence ATGGACCTCGGATATACGCCACGCCAGGGGCAGTATCTCGCGTTCATCTACTACTACACGAAGCTCCAAGGCGTTCCGCCCGCCGAGGCCGACATGGCGCGGTACTTCCGGGTCAGCCCCCCGACGGTCCACGAGATGGTCAAGACGCTGGATCGGCAGGGCTTCATCGCCCGACAGCCGGGCGCGCCCCGCTCGATCCGCCTGCTCGTGACCCGGGCGGATCTCCCGGACCTGGAATGA
- a CDS encoding DUF1559 domain-containing protein — protein MSVRRRSGFTLIELLVVIAIIAVLISLLLPAVQSAREAARRAQCTNNLKQIGLAVHNFESTNTKFPDGYAQVPLIPNGGGGSGSSRANVLAQILPFLEQANLYSAFNFEVDVNGCCNPNANDNLTARTQLVSAFVCPSDPATTRMYGTLGYSNYFASVGNTASVRFNTGGDSETNGGKVGIFNVTIDTTTPAPSPNWQKLTSKVTIASVTDGTSNTGLFSETTRSDIVSGDFYAKENVYTIPPEYFNNDAPTLPACNDWDTSYVGRINYRGQQWYRNLPMTGYYSHTVPPNYKGYDCGSTNYYASHTAARSRHPGGANAAFADGSVRFVKDSVNLTTWRGLGSRAGGEVLSADAY, from the coding sequence ATGTCCGTACGACGTCGTTCTGGCTTCACGCTCATCGAGCTTCTGGTGGTGATCGCGATCATCGCGGTTCTGATCTCCTTGCTCTTGCCGGCGGTGCAGTCGGCCCGCGAGGCGGCCCGCCGGGCCCAGTGCACCAACAATCTCAAGCAGATCGGCCTGGCGGTCCACAACTTCGAATCGACCAACACCAAGTTCCCCGACGGCTATGCGCAAGTGCCGCTGATCCCCAACGGCGGCGGCGGAAGCGGATCGAGCCGCGCCAACGTCCTGGCGCAGATCCTGCCGTTTCTGGAACAGGCCAACCTTTACTCGGCGTTCAACTTCGAGGTCGACGTCAACGGCTGCTGCAACCCCAACGCCAATGACAACTTGACGGCCCGCACCCAGCTCGTCAGCGCTTTCGTCTGCCCGTCGGACCCGGCGACCACGCGGATGTACGGCACCCTCGGCTATTCCAATTATTTCGCCAGCGTCGGCAACACGGCCTCGGTCCGGTTCAACACCGGAGGCGACAGCGAGACCAACGGCGGCAAGGTTGGCATCTTCAACGTGACGATCGACACGACCACTCCCGCCCCCAGCCCGAACTGGCAGAAGTTGACGTCGAAAGTCACCATCGCCAGCGTGACCGACGGTACGTCGAACACGGGCTTGTTCTCGGAGACCACCCGGTCGGACATCGTCTCAGGCGATTTCTACGCCAAGGAGAACGTCTACACCATCCCCCCCGAGTACTTCAACAACGACGCGCCGACGCTGCCCGCCTGCAACGATTGGGACACCAGCTATGTCGGACGGATCAACTACCGCGGTCAGCAGTGGTATCGCAATCTGCCGATGACGGGGTACTACTCGCACACCGTGCCGCCGAACTACAAGGGATACGACTGCGGCTCCACCAACTACTACGCCTCGCACACCGCGGCCCGGAGCAGGCACCCCGGCGGCGCCAACGCCGCCTTCGCCGACGGTTCGGTCCGATTCGTCAAGGACTCGGTGAACCTGACCACCTGGCGCGGCCTGGGCTCGCGGGCCGGCGGCGAGGTCCTCTCAGCCGACGCGTACTGA
- a CDS encoding DUF721 domain-containing protein, translating into MSNPNARGPRALSDVLGELFAVRGYARLHASGELELAWNAALGEGYAGRTRLGDVRRGVLTVTVDHPALLEELSAYRKAELLQALRATVRGSTISSLRFRIGPVES; encoded by the coding sequence ATGTCGAACCCCAACGCGCGCGGACCCAGGGCCCTGTCCGACGTACTCGGCGAGCTGTTCGCCGTACGCGGCTACGCCCGGCTGCACGCCTCGGGAGAGCTGGAACTCGCCTGGAACGCCGCCCTCGGCGAAGGCTACGCGGGGCGGACCCGGCTGGGCGACGTGCGACGCGGCGTTTTGACCGTCACCGTGGACCATCCCGCCTTGCTCGAAGAACTCTCGGCCTACCGCAAGGCGGAACTGCTCCAGGCCCTCCGCGCCACCGTTCGCGGCTCGACCATCAGCTCGCTGCGGTTCCGGATCGGCCCTGTGGAGTCGTGA
- the budA gene encoding acetolactate decarboxylase, which yields MYDPTMVPLACRIPETIRRALDERRRTSGETIDAIVEAALVEHLQAGWSTLFQVSTAGALVEGVHEGAVSVHFLKQHGDLGLGTFTNLDGEMVVVDGRCYQVRSDGSVREVDDAERSPYAVLTRFNPEPPVELGAFAGVAELHNRLNALRTTDNLFYAYQIDGLFEFVRTRAVPKVEEGTRLLAAAARQPEFDFHNVRGTLVGFWSPGYVKILTVPGYHFHFLTEDRKAGGHLLDCRARSLTARVEREANLRVALPETPSFLKADLSHDGSAELDQAEKQKGDRKNEPARP from the coding sequence ATGTACGACCCGACGATGGTTCCCCTCGCCTGCCGGATTCCCGAAACGATCCGGCGGGCGCTTGACGAGCGACGGCGGACGTCGGGGGAGACGATCGACGCGATCGTCGAGGCGGCCCTGGTCGAGCACCTCCAGGCCGGCTGGAGCACGCTGTTCCAGGTCTCGACGGCCGGGGCGCTGGTGGAAGGGGTCCATGAGGGCGCGGTCAGCGTGCATTTCTTGAAGCAGCACGGGGACCTGGGGCTGGGGACGTTCACGAACCTCGACGGCGAGATGGTCGTGGTCGACGGCCGTTGCTACCAGGTGCGGTCCGACGGCTCGGTCCGCGAGGTCGACGACGCGGAGCGGAGCCCTTACGCCGTCCTCACCCGGTTCAACCCGGAACCCCCGGTCGAGCTGGGCGCGTTCGCGGGGGTCGCCGAGTTGCACAACCGGCTCAACGCGCTGAGGACGACCGACAACCTGTTTTACGCCTACCAGATCGACGGCCTGTTCGAGTTCGTCCGCACCCGGGCCGTCCCCAAGGTCGAGGAAGGGACCCGGCTGCTCGCGGCGGCGGCCAGGCAACCGGAGTTCGACTTCCACAACGTCCGGGGCACGCTCGTCGGCTTCTGGTCGCCCGGCTACGTCAAGATCCTCACGGTCCCCGGCTACCACTTCCACTTCCTGACCGAAGATCGCAAGGCCGGCGGCCACCTGCTCGACTGCCGCGCCCGCTCGCTCACCGCCCGCGTCGAGCGCGAGGCCAACCTCCGGGTCGCCCTCCCCGAGACCCCCTCGTTCCTCAAGGCCGACCTCTCCCACGACGGCTCCGCCGAACTCGACCAGGCCGAGAAGCAGAAGGGCGATCGGAAGAACGAGCCCGCCAGGCCCTGA